One Mugil cephalus isolate CIBA_MC_2020 chromosome 8, CIBA_Mcephalus_1.1, whole genome shotgun sequence genomic window carries:
- the polk gene encoding DNA polymerase kappa, which translates to MDNGVASTREEGFLSRMALNDNKAGMEGLDRDKINKIIMEASKGSKFYENELKREQQVNQRIEKMMQQKAQITEQQLKKAQVQVDRMAASLERSRDLSRVIVHVDMDAFYAAVEMRDCPELKDKPMAVGSMSMLSTSNYHARKYGVRAAMPGFIGKRLCPNLVIVPTNFDKYRAVSDEVREIFADYDPHFQPMSLDEAYLDFTDHLEQRQHWPESSRTHRFRTTEVEPTEIPQEVAPETKDLSPVLFEDSPSSSPCLPDSGGVSAAAGGAFEVFGTSVEEAVREMRFRIEQKTMLTASAGIAPNMMLAKVCSDKNKPNGQYRLPSTREAVMDFIQNLPVRKVCGIGKVSEKMLNALGISSCLHLGQQMALLSLLFSETSWHHFMQVSLGLGSTFIPRHEERKSMSTERTFKELSKPEEQLSLCKEICEDLAEDMKREELKGKTVTLKLKNVNFEVKTRALTLPYAVATVDEIFAVAKDLLKTEIENESPQPLRLRLMGVRISAFVASDDKKPLQKSIIGFLQPGKTDPAGSSQVTPQNLEKEQLAGHPFKNQPSLCPPPAADKCQRQEDVPWRSKQRQLERNQAGEEPQQSFFQRAYAKRLQLQAERESPQKEEREENSPTVTTTDTRPKEDEESSVKPNKNDRATSDLPENVFISPAQAHASTSGCGGTQSDTLTCPVCFRQVDTTDLNVFNRHIDDCLSDASRKPKRSAVSDSDSDLDDRKERGAAEEKREREEPERGEESNRARPQEAQRSVKNESVQRVLLINGDNNKPDTSPQQAGSKCDSSGPVLVCPICQLTQDTDDLAVFNRHVDLCLNQEVLHQLEGRTPSSTNPSPVKNNKTTDRGHHLPRQASKGKSKRRDPPSSPPSKKPKSLGRCNTIDKFFRS; encoded by the exons ATGGACAATGGGGTCGCATCCACCAGGGAAGAGGGCTTCCTCTCCAGGATGGCTCTCAATGACAACAAGGCTGGTATGGAGGGTCTGGACAGGGACAAGATCAACAAGATCATCATGGAGGCATCGAAG GGATCTAAGTTTTACGAGAATGAGCTGAAGAGAGAGCAGCAGGTCAACCAGCGCATCGAGAAAATGATGCAACAAAAGGCACAGATCACAGAGCAGCAATTAAAGAAAGCACAAGTCCAG GTGGACAGGATGGCCGCGTCGCTGGAGAGGAGTCGCGATCTGAGCCGCGTGATTGTGCACGTGGACATGGACGCTTTCTACGCCGCTGTGGAGATGAGAGACTGTCCTGAGCTGAAGGACAAGCCCATGGCAGTGGGATCCATGAGTATGCTG TCAACGTCTAACTACCATGCCAGGAAATATGGTGTCCGAGCTGCGATGCCTGGATTCATTGGAAAGAGGCTCTGCCCCAACTTAGTCATCGTTCCAACTAACTTTGACAAATACAGAGCTGTGAGCGACGAG gtCCGGGAGATTTTCGCAGACTATGACCCTCACTTCCAGCCGATGAGCCTGGACGAAGCCTATTTAGATTTTACAGATCACCTGGAGCAGAGGCAGCACTGGCCAGAGTCCTCACGCACACACCGCTTCCGCACCACAG AAGTAGAGCCGACTGAGATTCCTCAGGAGGTGGCGCCAGAGACGAAGGACCTCTCTCCAGTCCTGTTTGAGGACAGCCCGAGCTCCTCTCCCTGCCTGCCGGACTCTGGAGGCGTTAGTGCTGCTGCCGGCGGTGCGTTCGAGGTGTTCGGGACGTCTGTTGAGGAGGCTGTGAGAGAGATGCGCTTCCGCATTGAGCAGAAGACCATGCTGACTGCCAGTGCAG GAATCGCTCCGAACATGATGCTCGCCAAAGTGTGCAGTGACAAGAACAAGCCCAACGGCCAATACCGACTGCCCTCCACCAGAGAGGCTGTCATGGACTTCATCCAGAATCTTCCAGTTCGCAAA GTTTGTGGCATAGGGAAGGTGAGCGAGAAGATGCTGAACGCTCTGGGCATCAGCAGCTGTCTCCATCTCGGCCAGCAGATGGCgctgctgtcgttgttgttctCTGAGACGTCCTGGCATCATTTCATGCAGGTTTCTCTGGGCCTGGGCTCCACATTTATACCAAG GcacgaagaaagaaaaagcatgaGCACAGAAAG GACATTTAAAGAGCTGAGCAAACCTGAGGAGCAGCTGTCTCTTTGCAAGGAGATCTGTGAAGACTTAGCAGAAGACATGAAGAGGGAAGAACTGAAG GGTAAAACCGTAACCCTGAAGCTCAAGAACGTGAACTTCGAGGTGAAAACCAGAGCCCTGACGCTGCCGTACGCTGTTGCCACAGTGGATGAGATCTTTGCGGTTGCTAAGGACCTGCTGAAAACggaaatagaaaatgaaagcCCCCAGCCACTCAGGCTGAGGCTCATGG GTGTTCGGATTTCTGCCTTCGTCGCTTCGGATGATAAAAAGCCCCTGCAGAAGAGCATCATTGGCTTCCTTCAACCGGGCAAGACGGATCCTGCTGGTTCCTCTCAAGTAACGCCTCAAAACCTCGAAAAGGAGCAGTTGGCCGGTCACCCCTTTAAAAATCAGCCAAGTTTGTGTCCTCCGCCGGCGGCGGACAAGTGCCAGAGGCAGGAGGACGTTCCTTGGCGGAGTAAGCAGAGGCAGTTAGAGAGGAACCAGGCTGGTGAGGAACCCCAGCAGTCTTTCTTCCAAAGGGCTTATGCCAAAAGGCTGCAACTGCAGGCGGAGAGAGAGAGCCCGCAGAAGGAAGAACGTGAGGAAAACAGTCCTACAGTTACGACTACAGACACTCGTCCTAAAGAGGACGAAGAGTCGTCAGTAAAACCAAACAAGAACGACCGTGCAACCTCAGATCTTCCGGAAAACGTCTTTATTTCTCCCGCACAGGCCCACGCATCCACCTCGGGCTGTGGTGGGACACAGTCAGACACCCTCACGTGTCCCGTGTGTTTCAGGCAGGTGGACACGACCGACCTAAACGTCTTCAACAGGCACATAGACGATTGTCTCAGCGATGCCTCCAGAAAACCGAAGCGGAGCGCAGTGTCGGACTCGGACTCAGATTTGGACGACCGTAAAGAACGCGGAGCGGCAGAGGAAAAGCGAGAAAGAGAAGAACCGGAACGCGGCGAAGAGTCGAACAGAGCTCGTCCCCAGGAAGCCCAGCGCAGTGTAAAGAACGAGTCTGTTCAGAGGGTCCTGTTGATTAATGGCGACAACAACAAACCAGATACTTCCCCCCAACAGGCCGGGTCGAAGTGCGACAGCAGCGGCCCCGTCCTCGTCTGCCCGATATGTCAGCTGACCCAGGACACGGACGACCTCGCCGTCTTCAACCGCCACGTCGACCTCTGCCTGAACCAGGAGGTCTTACATCAGCTGGAGGGACGGACGCCGTCCTCCACAAACCCGTCTCCggttaaaaacaacaagaccACAG